In Nicotiana tabacum cultivar K326 chromosome 19, ASM71507v2, whole genome shotgun sequence, one DNA window encodes the following:
- the LOC107803647 gene encoding calcium-dependent protein kinase 26-like, with translation MGNNCVHSKISKDGFFSSIWWSRSPDMITYQKKQSSSQSSTTEKETEDPNSVQNKPPEMVKIESTPSEQVIIIVKDEMKDARVVKPEDTIKITVDLKPVQMLGGPEKAKPAEPAKARKPHNVKRMESAGLQVDSVLKTKTGHLKEHYNLGGKLGHGQFGTTFLCVQKATGKKYACKSIAKRKLLTDEDVEDVRREIQIMHHLSGNPNVISIKGAYEDAVAVHVVMELCTGGELFDRIVKRGHYSERQAAELARTIVGVVEACHSLGVMHRDLKPENFLFVNEEEDSPLKTIDFGLSVFFKPGKIFDDVVGSPYYVAPEVLCKRYGPEADIWSAGVIIYILLSGVPPFWGESEQEIFDEVLRGDIDFELDPWPKISQGAKDLVRRMLVRDPRKRLTAHEVLCHPWVQIDGVAPDKPLDSAILTRLTQFSAMNKLKKMAIRVIAEKLSEEEIAGLKEMFKMIDTDNSGQITFDELKIGLKKFGANLNESEIHDLMKAADIDNSGTIDYGEFVAAMLHANKIEKEDYLFAAFSYFDKDGSGYITADELQKACEEFGIEDVHLEEMIQEADQDNDGRIDYNEFVAMMHKGNADLGKNRLPNNFNIGFREAMEVC, from the exons ATGGGGAACAATTGTGTTCATTCAAAGATCTCAAAGGATGGATTCTTCAGCTCCATTTGGTGGTCACGATCGCCGGATATGATAACGTATCAGAAAAAGCAAAGCAGTTCCCAATCATCTACTACAGAGAAAGAGACTGAAGATCCTAATTCTGTTCAAAATAAGCCTCCTGAAATGGTGAAGATAGAAAGTACACCGTCCGAGCAGGTGATCATCATTGTAAAGGATGAGATGAAAGATGCACGGGTGGTGAAACCGGAAGACACGATCAAGATAACAGTTGATTTGAAGCCTGTACAAATGTTGGGGGGACCTGAAAAGGCTAAGCCGGCAGAGCCTGCAAAAGCAAGGAAGCCTCACAATGTGAAGAGGATGGAAAGTGCAGGACTCCAGGTTGATTCTGTATTGAAAACCAAAACTGGTCATCTAAAGGAGCACTATAATTTGGGGGGAAAGCTCGGACATGGCCAATTTGGTACCACATTCCTCTGTGTACAAAAGGCAACAGGGAAGAAGTATGCTTGTAAATCTATTGCAAAAAGGAAGCTGTTGACAGATGAAGATGTGGAAGATGTAAGGAGAGAAATCCAGATCATGCATCACTTGTCAGGGAATCCTAACGTCATTTCAATCAAAGGGGCTTATGAGGATGCTGTGGCAGTTCATGTCGTGATGGAATTATGTACCGGAGGTGAACTCTTTGATCGGATTGTTAAGAGGGGGCATTACTCCGAGAGACAGGCTGCTGAGCTGGCAAGAACAATAGTTGGTGTGGTAGAAGCTTGCCATTCTCTTGGAGTCATGCATCGGGACCTTAAGCCTGAAAATTTTCTATTTGTCAATGAGGAAGAGGATTCACCTCTTAAGACTATAGATTTTGGGCTGTCTGTATTCTTCAAGCCAG GGAAAATATTCGATGATGTTGTTGGAAGCCCCTATTATGTTGCTCCAGAAGTTCTGTGTAAGCGTTATGGTCCAGAGGCTGATATCTGGAGTGCGGGTGTTATAATTTACATCCTTTTAAGTGGCGTTCCTCCATTTTGGGGTG AAAGTGAGCAGGAAATATTTGATGAGGTTTTACGTGGTGATATAGACTTCGAGTTGGATCCTTGGCCTAAAATCTCTCAAGGTGCAAAGGACTTGGTTAGGAGAATGCTTGTCAGAGACCCCAGAAAGCGACTAACAGCACATGAAGTTTTAT GTCATCCTTGGGTGCAGATTGATGGTGTGGCCCCAGATAAGCCTCTCGATTCTGCAATATTGACTCGCTTAACACAGTTTTCTGCTATGAACaagttgaagaaaatggctaTCAGG GTTATTGCAGAGAAACTTTCTGAAGAGGAAATCGCTGGCTTGAAAGAGATGTTCAAAATGATTGATACAGATAACAGTGGCCAAATTACTTTCGATGAACTAAAGATTGGATTAAAGAAATTTGGAGCTAATCTTAATGAATCAGAGATACACGACTTGATGAAGGCT GCGGACATTGACAATAGTGGAACAATTGACTATGGGGAGTTCGTAGCTGCAATGCTGCACGCCAACAAAATCGAGAAGGAAGATTATTTGTTTGCAGCTTTTTCATACTTCGACAAAGATGGAAGTGGTTATATTACAGCTGACGAGCTTCAAAAGGCTTGTGAAGAATTCGGCATTGAGGATGTTCACTTGGAAGAAATGATTCAAGAAGCTGATCAAGACAAT GATGGTCGGATAGATTACAATGAGTTTGTGGCCATGATGCACAAAGGAAATGCAGACTTGGGTAAGAATCGGTTGCCAAATAATTTTAACATTGGATTTAGGGAAGCAATGGAGGTTTGCTGA